Below is a window of Impatiens glandulifera chromosome 2, dImpGla2.1, whole genome shotgun sequence DNA.
TTCGGTCCTattctttttctatttatttgtaGTTTGAACCCTTCATTTTTTCTTAACTCAAGTTTAAGACttttcaaacaatattattttatttcaagaaattaaacactttttaaattgatatatccTCCAAAAATGACAATTACCCAAGTAAAAtttcaaacattaatataaaaccTTAAAAAACACTTCCCTTGGTAAGAGTGGTTCCTAAACTAtcgagttttatttttaatttttttaagttgaaataaaGGTTTTTAACATGAATCTAATCTTTTTGTTTGTAATTGACTTGAACCCAAGCCGATTTAACATCACAAGTCAATCTACAGAAAACCATACAAAAAATGAGTTAGTAGTTatgaaatgataaaaataaaaccctAAAATTTCTAAACGAATTTTACGAGTCTATTTTGAATCATTTCAGGTTGATCCAATTTTTACatgtttattaatcaggttaaacGAGTCGACCTGATTTTAGTCCGAACCCAAAATTACATATTCATAACCTGGTTTTTCGTGTTCGGTTCGAGTCATATTTTTTTTCGGGATAGAAATAACAAACCCTTATAATCTTATTGATTATGTTTAGTAAAATTCAGGGTGAAAACTATAACCCTATGATTGAAAGCGGAATAATAACAATCGTAGTGAAATGCAGAAATAAGcgtaaaagtaagaaataaCGAAATAACGACATAAAAATCTTACTCAGGTTCGGACCAATAATGTCATACGTCCTTTTTCGgagaatcgattcaatagagttataatagggattacaaactctaactctctcTGTTTGTTCTAAGTTTAGTCTCACACCCTCTTCTtgtttacaattatatatatatatatataggcttttaaaattcataattagggtaAAAATCATTTGATATCTTTGAAATCTCCACCATGATATGATCTCGTTGCGATTTAGTTCACATTTCTATAATAATACGATTTGATTGACATCTTCACCATTATGTGATTTCATGCCTTTttgaatccaacaaataatcgcacataccttctttctctttttgtACCTAACCCTAGGCCCAAATTCAGAAATTAATCCTCAAAACCCTAGGCCCAATTTCAGAAATTCTCCACCTTGCCTATATGTCTATTCTTAAACGAATGAGCCTCATCACCAAGAATACCCTAGAACCGATCCTCCTACATCTTCAATTACGTTCTAACCTTTGTGATGTGAATCAACTCGCAACATTTCCAAAACTTGATTCACGTCACCACCTTTGTGGCCATATCTACATGATTTTCATCTGTGCGAACCTTTTCCACAACTACTACTCCACTCGCTATGACATCTCGAATGTAGTGAAATCGAATGTCGATGTGCTTTGTGCGCTTGTGAAACATCGAGTTCTTGGACAAGTGTGTGACACTTTGGTTATCCCAAAACAACTCTACTTTATCGTGCTTCATCCCAAATTCACTCACGAGACCCTTCAACCAAAGTGCCTCCTTGACTCCCTACGTCACAACGATATACTCGGCCTCCGTTGCTGAAAGGGCAACTACGGATTGTAATTGTGCCTTCCAACTTACTAAGCATCCAAATAGAGTAAACACATATCCCGTGAGGGACCTTCTCTTGTCTAAGTCACATACAAAATCAACATCAACATATCCTCTTAACTTATCATCACCTACACCcgcctatttaaaataaagaccGACATCTAAGGATCTCCCAACGTAACGGAGAACTCACTTCGTCACCTCCCAATATTCTTTCCCCGGGTTCGCCATAAAGTGACTAACAAGACTGACTACGTGAGTAAGATCGGGTCGCGTACATACCATGATATACATTAGGCTCCTACCGACACTCACATATGGGGTGTTTGTCATTCTCACCATTTCCTTCTTGGTACTCGGTGATATCTTTGAGgagagtttgaaatgagtagtTAATGGAGTTTTGAATCGCCTTAACGTTAGACATCCTGAACTTGGCGACTAATTTTCATAGATAGTCTTTTTAAGACACGAACAAAGTGTATTTCTCTCGATCCCGCTCAATCACCATTCCCACAATTTTCTTTGCTGGTCCCATATCCTTCATCTCGAACTCACTCCATTGAGATCTCTTGACCTTGTGGACGTCTTCCTGATTTTCTGatgcaatcaacatatcatccacGTTTAACAATAAGAATACACCGTAACCATCAACCCACTTAACATAGAAACATACCTATGTCTTGAGGATTATTTCAAATCATAAAGCGAGTGTTTAAGGAGACATACATTTCCTTCATCATCGGGTTTGACGAACCCCTCGGGTTGCGTCATGAAGATCTTCTCCTCCAAGTTCCCATGAACAAATTTCCTATTCATGTCCATTTGCTTGAGCTCCAAGTGAAACTAATTCACTAGAGCGAGCAATACATGAATGAACGTGTGCTTCACTACTAGAGAGTAGATCTCGTTAAATTCGTCCCCTTTGCATTGTGTGAAGCCCTTAACTACTAATCTCGCCTTAAACATTGGCTTATTACTACCTTCTACACCTTCTTTACACTTAAACACCCACTTTGAACCAACCATCCACTGATTCTTGAGTTTGTCCACCAATTCTCATGTCTTGTTTTTGTCAAGCGATGCCATCTCCTCCACCATAACACGCTTCCATTTGGTTCTCTCATTACTCTCCATCGCTTCTCTAAACGATATCGACTCTGAATCTTGTACCTAATCTGCCACAAGAAATGCAAGGCCACAAAATCAGAGAAGCCAAATCACTTTAGAGCTCGGGTTATCCCACGTTCTTTATCTCGCGCTAACTGATAAGAGCTAAGGTTCTCTTCCTGACCCGTACCTTCCTCCTCTACCTGACTGTCTATTTCATTCTATTCACTAGTCTCCCCCGTGTCTACCGATTCTTTAGTAATATCTCCACCTCAAATTCGGTCCTCTCTCTAGCGACTTTGCCAACTTCGAGTGACTGTGTTGCTCCATAATAGGATCTGGTTTCCCTAAAGACCACGTCACGACTAATGATGCACTTGGTCGTCTCCCCGTCCTTGCAAAATAGTTTTGAACTCTTTACTCCCTTAGAGTATCCAAcgaacatacacttcttcactcTCAGATCAAGTTTCCATCATGTTGGTGCACATAAGTTACACACCCAAATACCTTCAGGTTGTCGAGTTTTTGAGGAGcgccattccaaacttcttttaGTGTCTTGCATTCTAATGTCATCAATGGACAACAATTGATAAGATAAGTCGTTGTGTTAACCGCCTCACCCCAAAACCACTTCGGTAGATTGGTCTTAAACAACATACATCAGACATGATCAAGTAGTGTTTTGTTCATTCGCTCCGCCAAGCCATTCTGTTTCGGTATCTGCCAGACGGTTTTGTGACGAACCATCCCTTTTTCCTTGATAAACTAATTGAACTCCTCGCATAGGTACTTCAAACCGTTATCTATTCGGAGCTTTTTAACCTTCTTTCCGGTTTGAGTCTCCACCATCTTCTTTCGCTCCTTGAACTTAGCAAATACATCATCCTTGTGCTTCAAGATGTATACTCAAACCTTgtgtgaaaaatcatcaattaaggTGATAAAGTATAGACCTCCACTTGGAGTTGCAGTCCCCACTGCCCCCCATAAGTCTGAGTGAACATAACTAAGCGCCTCTCGAGTCACCTTAACCGACTACCCAAACTTCACCCTCGTAGCTTTACCGTATATACAGTTCTCGAAAACTCCAAATCATCAAGTTTCTCCTTGCCAAAATAGCCTCTTACTCAGCTCATTCAAATCCTTTTCACTCACGTGGCCCAATCTCTTATTCCATAAACTCGTGGGCAATTACTCAAGGCTCCGCCACTACCGTCATATCACCAACCAAGGTACATGCTGCCTTGAAAGACGTAAAAACTCTTCTCTTGCACGCCTTTCATTACCACTAACAAACCCTGTGTGACCCTCAATACATTTTTCTCACCCTTCCATGCAAACCAAACTGGTCTAGTAGCCAAGAGAGATTGAATTCCTCCGAAGGTCCGGGACGTGTCGTCCGTCTGTCAATACTCTCTCGATTTCATCATGTGTCTTCAAACGTACTATTCTGATCCCTATCACCCTAAAAGACTTGTTATTACCTAACAAAATCTCGCCCACCAAAATCTTCTCTTAGGTCTCAAACGAACTCTCATTAGGTGTCATATGGAACAAACACCCGGAATCCATAATGCAACGTTTGTCGGACTAATTAGTGGATACAACGAGAATGTCCACACTTTTGTACCCATTCTCGACCTCTTCAACAACCGCCGCATCTCCACTCTTTTTTCCGTCGTTACTCAAATCTGGACAATCTCGCTTAAAGTGCCCATCCTTGTCACAATTGTAGCAGTTAGTAGATTTCTTCCTAAGAGACTTCAAACACCCTTTCTTCTTACTTTTATTGTATCTCTTCTCGGTTCTCCCTCGAACCAAGAGTCCATATTCACTTACATTGCtctcttcattcttcttcttttggttCTTTGATCTCAATGCACTCATCACATCATCGAGGGTAAGATCCTCCCTCCCATGCTCGAGTATGTCTACGAACGTCTCATACGACTTCGGTAAAGACTTCTAAAGTATTACCGCCTTATCCTCATCCTTGTATTTCTCCCATATGTTTTCCGAATCAAGGAGAATCTTGACATAATATCCGAGATGCGTCTGCATGTCCTTCCCCTTTGCCATTCTAAATTTGAAATATCTCTTCTTAATGTAGATCCGAGACGACAATGTCTTAGTCATATACAAATACTCCAACTGAAGCCACACCTCTGTTGTCGTCGTGACATTATCAACCTCTCGCAGCACCTTATCACTAAGACCAAGAATCAAGATGTTATAGTCCTTTTCCAACACCTCCATCTTTTTCTCCATGTCCAACGAGTCTAGTATTGTGATTCCCCCTCGAGTGCTTTAACAACTCCCATGTTGCATAAGTATGCCCACATCTTCATCTTCCACAACCCAAAGTCCTTTGTCCCATAGAATTTCTCGATATCAATCCTAGAAGTCGACCCCatctcaaattttcaaaataattgactaaatcaagaaaaaaaactcGTCAAAAAAATTGAACAGCGACCGCCTTAGCCCAACTTGGCTCTAATACCAGTTTGTGGTGAAAATTATCACTCTAAGATTGAAAGAGGAATAATAGAAATCGTAATGGAATGCATAACAATAGAgtaaaagtaagaaagaacGAAATAACAACATAGGAATCTTACCCAAGTTCAGACCAATAATATTCTACGTCTTGCTTTCGgagaatcgattcaatagagttataatagagattacaaactctaactctctATATTTGTTCTAGGTTTTAGTCTCACACTCTCTTCTagtttacaatatatatatatatataaaattcataattaggatAAAGATCATGTGATATCTTTGACATCTCCATCATAATATGATCTCGTGGCGATTTAATTTACATTTCcataataatatgatttgattGACATCTTCGCCATTATGTGATTTTATGCATTTTTAAATCCAACAAATAATCACACAAAtcttttttcctatttttttttacctaataTTGAGGCACACcagttcttttaaaaaatagtatataagGGGCCTCAAAACCCTAGTCCCAATTCCACAAAAGTTTTCAAATCTAACCTATAGACtccattaatatataataaccaaTAAACATGGTCAATATATAATTGCATCACCACAACCAATTCCTAACATATCTTGTCAAAACCCATAGAACCAAGTGCGCATATGCTCAATCATAAAGTTCCAGTCCACTcgatttaaaagtttttttgtTCATATTCAATTTGAGTAAATACATACAAGTTGTTCAGttgatataaaaatataggTAATAAATGGATCTAATTAAAGAATAATGAATTACAAAGAATACACCTTTTATAAATTGAGAAAAGAGATAAGAATTAGGTCTGAGAGAGGAAGAgtaggtaaataataataatttaaaaaaaaagggttATGAATAGTACTATATGATGGAAGAAAAACTAATTCCGGCAGGCAGGCCGGACAGCCACTCCAAGAAGAGGTAGCATTGTTTAGGGCAGGGAGCTCTTCAGCCAAGAAGATGACAACCCATTTCTTAATATGTATTCCAAGGCATGGGAATAGTGCCCACGTTCCATCATGTGCAGGTCTCGTTTGTTTGGTTACAACTGGTTCATACATTTTGACTaaatgttctttttttttttttttaaatcttcaaatcatttcattaattcaCAGAACCATTTTGAAAGACAGTCAAAAACCAATCACAAGAAGGTTTCAAAAACAAAACTCAACAAGTATTTTATAAGtacatcaaaacaaattaagaaaaatcaaCAGAAATCCATCTCATGGCCCAAATACTTTTGTCTAGGGTATCTCAGCTgctttttatatatgaattttgtaGTTTTCTGTTTTGAACATTACATCTCTCAacctttttaattaatgtaattaattatttgagtcTTCATTTTGGTTGAGCGTAAAAATAAGACTTTTAGGTGTTTTTTTACCATTATTTCTTGTTAAGAATGCAATTCACTCATCACTAGGCAAAAGGAGGGCTATCATAGTCTGCCGGTGCATTGACTTTGCCACTAGGCTCAATCAGCTTTGTTGTTCAACATCAATTAATGACCAAGACATAAACCCTAATTTACATCAACACTAAGTGCAAAACAAATCCTAACATTAATTGACATAATCACTTTTTTGAACATCAATTATATAATTGGTACACCAAATCAAATCAAGATCTAAAAGAAGCTTTAGTTTGACTAATTAATGATTGATGAAGGATGAATGAATGAAATTGGGTGAGGATATGTCGATAAATTAATGTGTATATATTGTGTTCTTTGCAGTGATTTTTTTGTgtgtatttctttttttttcgttgtttgattttgatgatggttttcttttgttaCCCTCGTGTCAACTTCGGAGCTTGTTATTGCGTTTTGGAGTGTTCcatcgatttttttttatgaagttgAGAACATCTCAACATAATGATTAATGAAAAGTATCACCCTATCAAAAATGTTCTTGttataaatttgaatcaaatatctAGTTAacttgattaaatataaaaatgtatagtGCTTGAAAAGAAGCCCATACATCCACAAGCTGCCCTCTCTTGACAAAATGTTATCTGCCcaatgaataattattaatatataactatatggTATACCCCTTTTTCTCTCTAGCTAGCTTGTGACCAATggccatccatccatccattgataaatataatactATGTTTCTCATCCCCATGTGTGCTTACTGCGTAGCTTGTTCCCCCCACCCCCTCTCCTCTTTAATTTGTTCCACCATCAATATCTCAATTCTCAATAACCCTAGCTAGATATATAGCTAATTTAAggacatgatatatatattcccaTCTCACACTATCTACATCTATGTATGTTCATCAATTCATCATGGTAAGTGACTCTCTTTCTCTTTGTATATCCATTTGTTTCTTGATATGATTCATcattaaatgttttttcttGGGGAATTTCAATTACTTACGGATAGGGAGCTCATAAACCAGCATGGATGGAAGCCCTTTACACTCATAACTTCTTTGCGCCATGCGATGTTCATGAATCGGCCAAGAAGAACGAAAAGAACGTTTGTTGTTTGGATTGTTGTGCTAGCATTTGCCCTCATTGTGTTTCGGCCCATCGCCTTCATCGTCTACTTCAAGTTCGAAGATATGTATACCATGATGTGGTTAGGCTTGAAGATCTTGAGAAGCTCATCGATTGTTCCAACGTGCAGGTTAATCAATTAATTACTTGTGcatgatttaattaattgagttgATCGagttttgattaaattaaatttgctCATGATTTCAGGCATACACCATTAATAGTTCAAAAGTGATATTTATCAAGAAGAGACCACAAAACAGGCAATTCAAAGGCTGTGGAAACTATTGCACTTCATGCGATAGAAGCCTTCAAGAACCTTATATCCATTGCTCTCTTGGCTgcaaggtaattaattatatatgtacttACAAGCTTAATTTCTTACAAAATTATGTTCAATCATATATATCATGATGCTCGAGTTAAGATGATCATGTACCCCTCGATATAATGCaattgaattttgattagtTTTGAGTGTGGATATATATTTAGGTGGAGTATTTGGTAAAATGCTATAAGGATCTTAGCCCCTACTTAAGGCAATGCAATACTCTAGAACTTGGTCCTGATTTCTTTGTGCCACAAGAAACGGGAGATGAGGATATCAATGCTGCCCGATCGGGGTTGGACTATGAGGAGGCATCCGATAGGTTGTCAGAAAACACGAGCAATATTCAGCATCAGCAGCAGGTGGTCATGTACACGGCCAACTTCATCACTAGGAAGAAGAGGAGCAATAGTAATAATAATGCAATATTGTATTTATGTGGTCGACCATCAGCCTGGAAAGCGAGTACTCCATCAGATGATCATCAGGTGGATATTAATACTACCAACAATTTCATTAGTAGAAGAAGGAAGAGGAATCCCCATCGGTCTCCCTTGTGTTAAGTTAGTAATTAGCATTAATTTACACTTAACTTAATTGGGTAGGTACCCTAGCTTGGTTTCCAATTGGGTCTTTCAATTCTCTTGGATTCTTAATTTTTCCCATGTCCTTAaccctagctagctagctagcatTATGGTTAACAAATGACACGGTCGGTTGGGAGACAGCACGTGATTCCCAATTCCAAGTTTACGTTTTGATCAATATCTgcaacaattaattaattttacttatatGCTTTTCATGCATGATATATGGTGACATCTTAttgaaattatgaataaatatttggaggacaatattgttgttttctttCTTACTTTCTTCATAACCAGGACTTGTTGAGGCATGATCATTTGATATAGGATTTGATATACGATTGAGGGTATCAAAGTAGATAATAGGTCGTTAATGATCATTTTCATAATGTCATTATCAGGATCATGTTAAAAGTTAAATCCAAAAAACTCGTTAATTTGTTGCTCTTAGGAGAACTTTGAGCCAATTAACttgtattttcttttgttttatttgtgtGAATTTGGTCTTtgcattttcatatatatactaaatattatgtttaaacggtttttatttaatttgtatagattattttcaaaacaaaaataaactagATCGGCATATATGAACTTTAGCTAGCTAGCGAttctttgttaattttatttggacTTTATATTTAGTATAATGGTAGACAACAAGAATATTTAGATAGAACATCTAACAAGTTGTCTAGAGTCactgaaaacatgttaaaatcaaagagaaaaaaatcagTTAAATTGAGTGAAGAATCCTTAATTcctttgtttgatttgagaaatgtCGTCCTAATGTGAGAAttattattggaaaaaaaaattatgtcaagTGTGAGAAGTGAGTTTGATTGATATTATAGGGTTCAAGACATGCATTTTCAACTTAATtataatctatctatatatatataaaaaaaaaaaacaatattatttcttGAGTGAAAAGAAAATTAGCCCTTAGTAAAGAAAGTTCATCTTAAAAGAagaatgatttttgtttaaataaattaatattctcattaattatTCTACAGCCTACATAAATGTCACGTACATACAAACAAGatcaagtaaaaaaaaaatatgacaagaatacaatatatatatagatgaagCAACATAAGAAAAAGTAATATTCCaaacaaaaatctcaaatctcCAAGTCAAAAAAGTTAAACTCTGCTCAAggctcaaaatatttttacttgctacatttttcttttgaagTCTTCAcaattttaatgatgattttcATTTGTGAGGCAGATATATTCATTTAGTCATTTTACACAAAAAGAAAACATCACGGAAtgttatatcttttaaataattaatatatattaaaaatgataaaattcgTTTAAATACAACTATCCAAcattataagagaaaaaaataatcataaaatgtcaaataatattaaaataaataaagaatacaaATACACGATATCCAACAAATTATCGAGCTCATagatctttaaaaaaattgaatacatTCACTAATTCATCTTACAAATTTTAAAGActataatatactatttttttgcTCCATTTTTTTTCTATCCACAATTTGTTTGActgtatattttttctttatcttttatccCTTGCGTGGTTGTATTTATGTTACTTTTTCAGCAAAAGGTTAGCTGGTAAGCATCCTTATTCCTTTTCttaataagttttaattaattcaaagaaattattttataaataacgaCGAAACCATAGTCTAGAAGGATAACAtcttaattttctattatttgatAATACAATTGTTAGTGTTTCAAGgaaatgtataaataaac
It encodes the following:
- the LOC124924743 gene encoding protein RGF1 INDUCIBLE TRANSCRIPTION FACTOR 1-like, which gives rise to MTTHFLICIPRHGNSAHGAHKPAWMEALYTHNFFAPCDVHESAKKNEKNVCCLDCCASICPHCVSAHRLHRLLQVRRYVYHDVVRLEDLEKLIDCSNVQAYTINSSKVIFIKKRPQNRQFKGCGNYCTSCDRSLQEPYIHCSLGCKVEYLVKCYKDLSPYLRQCNTLELGPDFFVPQETGDEDINAARSGLDYEEASDRLSENTSNIQHQQQVVMYTANFITRKKRSNSNNNAILYLCGRPSAWKASTPSDDHQVDINTTNNFISRRRKRNPHRSPLC